One region of Manduca sexta isolate Smith_Timp_Sample1 chromosome 25, JHU_Msex_v1.0, whole genome shotgun sequence genomic DNA includes:
- the LOC115452084 gene encoding casein kinase II subunit alpha isoform X3, translating to MSFLVSLLKTYAISGKTIADKTLGGHRHSTMAVPSRARVYADVNSQRPREYWDYESYVVDWGNQEDYQLVRKLGRGKYSEVFEAINITNNEKCVVKILKPVKKKKIKREIKILENLRGGTNIITLQAVVKDPVSRTPALIFEHVNNTDFKQLYQTLSDYDIRYYLYELLKALDYCHSMGIMHRDVKPHNVMIDHDHRKLRLIDWGLAEFYHPGQDYNVRVASRYFKGPELLVDYQMYDYSLDMWSLGCMLASMIFRKEPFFHGHDNYDQLVRIAKVLGTEELFEYLDKYHIELDPRFNDILGRHSRKRWERFIHSENQHLVSPEALDFLDRLLRYDHYERYTAREAMDHPYFYPIVKEQGRMASSNSPTPNALQGPVNTTE from the exons ATGTCGTTTTTAG TATCACTACTCAAGACATACGCGATTTCCGGAAAGACTATCGCTGATAAAACCTTAGGTGGGCATAGGCATAGTACGATGGCAGTACCTAGTAGAGCGAGGGTATATGCCGATGTGAATTCACAGCGTCCCAGAGAGTACTGGGATTATGAAAGCTATGTAGTTGATTGGGGTAACCAGGAAGATTATCAGTTAGTCCGCAAGCTAGGCCGCGGAAAATACAGTGAAGTATTTGAGGCAATAAATATCACAAACAATGAGAAATgtgtagttaaaatattaaaa CCTGTTAAAAAGAAGAAGataaaaagagaaataaaaatactagaaaACTTAAGAGGAGgcacaaatataataacattacagGCTGTAGTCAAAGATCCTGTGTCTCGTACTCCGGCACTTATTTTTGAACATGTGAACAATACTGATTTTAAACAGCTGTATCAAACACTTTCTGATTATGACATAAG GTATTACTTGTATGAGCTTTTGAAGGCATTAGATTACTGCCACAGTATGGGCATAATGCATAGAGATGTAAAGCCTCACAATGTCATGATTGATCATGACCACAGAAAATTACGCCTGATTGACTGGGGGTTAGCTGAGTTCTATCACCCAGGACAAGACTATAATGTCCGTGTGGCATCAAGATACTTTAAG GGTCCTGAACTCTTGGTAGATTATCAAATGTATGATTATTCTTTGGACATGTGGTCATTAGGATGCATGTTGGCATCAATGATTTTCCGTAAAGAACCATTCTTCCATGGTCATGATAATTATGATCAACTTGTGCGTATTGCAAAAGTGCTGGGCACTGAAGAGCTATTTGAATATTTGGACAAATACCATATAGAATTGGATCCACGGTTTAATGATATTCTTGGAAG gCATTCGCGTAAACGATGGGAGAGATTTATACATTCAGAAAATCAGCACTTAGTGTCTCCTGAAGCTTTAGATTTTCTTGATCGTCTCTTGCGCTATGACCATTATGAGCGTTATACTGCTCGTGAAGCTATGGATCACCCCTATTTCT ATCCAATAGTAAAGGAACAAGGCCGAATGGCATCTTCCAACTCTCCAACTCCTAACGCATTGCAAGGACCAGTAAATACAACAGAGTAA
- the LOC115452084 gene encoding casein kinase II subunit alpha isoform X1: MLYCLIYKVVWVSLLKTYAISGKTIADKTLGGHRHSTMAVPSRARVYADVNSQRPREYWDYESYVVDWGNQEDYQLVRKLGRGKYSEVFEAINITNNEKCVVKILKPVKKKKIKREIKILENLRGGTNIITLQAVVKDPVSRTPALIFEHVNNTDFKQLYQTLSDYDIRYYLYELLKALDYCHSMGIMHRDVKPHNVMIDHDHRKLRLIDWGLAEFYHPGQDYNVRVASRYFKGPELLVDYQMYDYSLDMWSLGCMLASMIFRKEPFFHGHDNYDQLVRIAKVLGTEELFEYLDKYHIELDPRFNDILGRHSRKRWERFIHSENQHLVSPEALDFLDRLLRYDHYERYTAREAMDHPYFYPIVKEQGRMASSNSPTPNALQGPVNTTE, encoded by the exons AtgctttattgtttaatatataaagttgtttGGG TATCACTACTCAAGACATACGCGATTTCCGGAAAGACTATCGCTGATAAAACCTTAGGTGGGCATAGGCATAGTACGATGGCAGTACCTAGTAGAGCGAGGGTATATGCCGATGTGAATTCACAGCGTCCCAGAGAGTACTGGGATTATGAAAGCTATGTAGTTGATTGGGGTAACCAGGAAGATTATCAGTTAGTCCGCAAGCTAGGCCGCGGAAAATACAGTGAAGTATTTGAGGCAATAAATATCACAAACAATGAGAAATgtgtagttaaaatattaaaa CCTGTTAAAAAGAAGAAGataaaaagagaaataaaaatactagaaaACTTAAGAGGAGgcacaaatataataacattacagGCTGTAGTCAAAGATCCTGTGTCTCGTACTCCGGCACTTATTTTTGAACATGTGAACAATACTGATTTTAAACAGCTGTATCAAACACTTTCTGATTATGACATAAG GTATTACTTGTATGAGCTTTTGAAGGCATTAGATTACTGCCACAGTATGGGCATAATGCATAGAGATGTAAAGCCTCACAATGTCATGATTGATCATGACCACAGAAAATTACGCCTGATTGACTGGGGGTTAGCTGAGTTCTATCACCCAGGACAAGACTATAATGTCCGTGTGGCATCAAGATACTTTAAG GGTCCTGAACTCTTGGTAGATTATCAAATGTATGATTATTCTTTGGACATGTGGTCATTAGGATGCATGTTGGCATCAATGATTTTCCGTAAAGAACCATTCTTCCATGGTCATGATAATTATGATCAACTTGTGCGTATTGCAAAAGTGCTGGGCACTGAAGAGCTATTTGAATATTTGGACAAATACCATATAGAATTGGATCCACGGTTTAATGATATTCTTGGAAG gCATTCGCGTAAACGATGGGAGAGATTTATACATTCAGAAAATCAGCACTTAGTGTCTCCTGAAGCTTTAGATTTTCTTGATCGTCTCTTGCGCTATGACCATTATGAGCGTTATACTGCTCGTGAAGCTATGGATCACCCCTATTTCT ATCCAATAGTAAAGGAACAAGGCCGAATGGCATCTTCCAACTCTCCAACTCCTAACGCATTGCAAGGACCAGTAAATACAACAGAGTAA
- the LOC115452084 gene encoding casein kinase II subunit alpha isoform X2 has translation MDRDRIVSLLKTYAISGKTIADKTLGGHRHSTMAVPSRARVYADVNSQRPREYWDYESYVVDWGNQEDYQLVRKLGRGKYSEVFEAINITNNEKCVVKILKPVKKKKIKREIKILENLRGGTNIITLQAVVKDPVSRTPALIFEHVNNTDFKQLYQTLSDYDIRYYLYELLKALDYCHSMGIMHRDVKPHNVMIDHDHRKLRLIDWGLAEFYHPGQDYNVRVASRYFKGPELLVDYQMYDYSLDMWSLGCMLASMIFRKEPFFHGHDNYDQLVRIAKVLGTEELFEYLDKYHIELDPRFNDILGRHSRKRWERFIHSENQHLVSPEALDFLDRLLRYDHYERYTAREAMDHPYFYPIVKEQGRMASSNSPTPNALQGPVNTTE, from the exons ATGGACAGGGATAGGATAG TATCACTACTCAAGACATACGCGATTTCCGGAAAGACTATCGCTGATAAAACCTTAGGTGGGCATAGGCATAGTACGATGGCAGTACCTAGTAGAGCGAGGGTATATGCCGATGTGAATTCACAGCGTCCCAGAGAGTACTGGGATTATGAAAGCTATGTAGTTGATTGGGGTAACCAGGAAGATTATCAGTTAGTCCGCAAGCTAGGCCGCGGAAAATACAGTGAAGTATTTGAGGCAATAAATATCACAAACAATGAGAAATgtgtagttaaaatattaaaa CCTGTTAAAAAGAAGAAGataaaaagagaaataaaaatactagaaaACTTAAGAGGAGgcacaaatataataacattacagGCTGTAGTCAAAGATCCTGTGTCTCGTACTCCGGCACTTATTTTTGAACATGTGAACAATACTGATTTTAAACAGCTGTATCAAACACTTTCTGATTATGACATAAG GTATTACTTGTATGAGCTTTTGAAGGCATTAGATTACTGCCACAGTATGGGCATAATGCATAGAGATGTAAAGCCTCACAATGTCATGATTGATCATGACCACAGAAAATTACGCCTGATTGACTGGGGGTTAGCTGAGTTCTATCACCCAGGACAAGACTATAATGTCCGTGTGGCATCAAGATACTTTAAG GGTCCTGAACTCTTGGTAGATTATCAAATGTATGATTATTCTTTGGACATGTGGTCATTAGGATGCATGTTGGCATCAATGATTTTCCGTAAAGAACCATTCTTCCATGGTCATGATAATTATGATCAACTTGTGCGTATTGCAAAAGTGCTGGGCACTGAAGAGCTATTTGAATATTTGGACAAATACCATATAGAATTGGATCCACGGTTTAATGATATTCTTGGAAG gCATTCGCGTAAACGATGGGAGAGATTTATACATTCAGAAAATCAGCACTTAGTGTCTCCTGAAGCTTTAGATTTTCTTGATCGTCTCTTGCGCTATGACCATTATGAGCGTTATACTGCTCGTGAAGCTATGGATCACCCCTATTTCT ATCCAATAGTAAAGGAACAAGGCCGAATGGCATCTTCCAACTCTCCAACTCCTAACGCATTGCAAGGACCAGTAAATACAACAGAGTAA
- the LOC115452084 gene encoding casein kinase II subunit alpha isoform X4, with the protein MAVPSRARVYADVNSQRPREYWDYESYVVDWGNQEDYQLVRKLGRGKYSEVFEAINITNNEKCVVKILKPVKKKKIKREIKILENLRGGTNIITLQAVVKDPVSRTPALIFEHVNNTDFKQLYQTLSDYDIRYYLYELLKALDYCHSMGIMHRDVKPHNVMIDHDHRKLRLIDWGLAEFYHPGQDYNVRVASRYFKGPELLVDYQMYDYSLDMWSLGCMLASMIFRKEPFFHGHDNYDQLVRIAKVLGTEELFEYLDKYHIELDPRFNDILGRHSRKRWERFIHSENQHLVSPEALDFLDRLLRYDHYERYTAREAMDHPYFYPIVKEQGRMASSNSPTPNALQGPVNTTE; encoded by the exons ATGGCAGTACCTAGTAGAGCGAGGGTATATGCCGATGTGAATTCACAGCGTCCCAGAGAGTACTGGGATTATGAAAGCTATGTAGTTGATTGGGGTAACCAGGAAGATTATCAGTTAGTCCGCAAGCTAGGCCGCGGAAAATACAGTGAAGTATTTGAGGCAATAAATATCACAAACAATGAGAAATgtgtagttaaaatattaaaa CCTGTTAAAAAGAAGAAGataaaaagagaaataaaaatactagaaaACTTAAGAGGAGgcacaaatataataacattacagGCTGTAGTCAAAGATCCTGTGTCTCGTACTCCGGCACTTATTTTTGAACATGTGAACAATACTGATTTTAAACAGCTGTATCAAACACTTTCTGATTATGACATAAG GTATTACTTGTATGAGCTTTTGAAGGCATTAGATTACTGCCACAGTATGGGCATAATGCATAGAGATGTAAAGCCTCACAATGTCATGATTGATCATGACCACAGAAAATTACGCCTGATTGACTGGGGGTTAGCTGAGTTCTATCACCCAGGACAAGACTATAATGTCCGTGTGGCATCAAGATACTTTAAG GGTCCTGAACTCTTGGTAGATTATCAAATGTATGATTATTCTTTGGACATGTGGTCATTAGGATGCATGTTGGCATCAATGATTTTCCGTAAAGAACCATTCTTCCATGGTCATGATAATTATGATCAACTTGTGCGTATTGCAAAAGTGCTGGGCACTGAAGAGCTATTTGAATATTTGGACAAATACCATATAGAATTGGATCCACGGTTTAATGATATTCTTGGAAG gCATTCGCGTAAACGATGGGAGAGATTTATACATTCAGAAAATCAGCACTTAGTGTCTCCTGAAGCTTTAGATTTTCTTGATCGTCTCTTGCGCTATGACCATTATGAGCGTTATACTGCTCGTGAAGCTATGGATCACCCCTATTTCT ATCCAATAGTAAAGGAACAAGGCCGAATGGCATCTTCCAACTCTCCAACTCCTAACGCATTGCAAGGACCAGTAAATACAACAGAGTAA